A stretch of Thermococcus bergensis DNA encodes these proteins:
- the ftsZ gene encoding cell division protein FtsZ, which yields MVFKLLEQAGIDLNMDNDDNRAQEALNDLEVSKSFIKIAIIGVGGSGNNTITRLYELGVEGAELIAMNTDAQHLSRTKAHKKILLGKNITHGKGSGGNPRIGYLAAEASRDEIADAVRDVDLVFITAGMGNGTGTGAAPVVAKVIKEEARNSGRIQEPLVVSVVTYPFKTEGTKRIEKAKAGIQALLKYSDTVVIIENDKLLELVPKLPISAAFRFADEIIARMVKGITETIMLPSMVNIDFADVYSVMKNGGAALIGIGESDSNRRAVDAINNALNNKMLEVEFGSGEAALVHFTVGPDVSLGEINEAMQVVYEKLGAKSEIKWGARIEKDLGKVVRAMVIMTGVKSPHILSSDVNALTTEDNLIISNPITRRINKDSEIENIFENVSGKKKTNTVVNPEAERIVKGAVDYDLS from the coding sequence ATGGTGTTTAAACTACTAGAACAAGCCGGTATTGATTTGAATATGGATAACGACGATAACAGAGCACAGGAAGCTCTCAATGATCTAGAAGTTTCTAAATCTTTCATTAAAATAGCAATTATCGGTGTCGGTGGATCTGGAAATAACACAATAACAAGACTCTACGAGTTAGGGGTAGAGGGAGCAGAGTTAATAGCCATGAACACCGATGCGCAACATCTTTCAAGAACCAAGGCTCACAAGAAAATTCTTCTCGGAAAGAATATTACTCACGGAAAGGGTTCTGGTGGAAATCCAAGAATAGGTTATTTAGCTGCGGAGGCCAGTAGAGATGAAATAGCAGATGCAGTTAGAGATGTCGACCTTGTGTTCATAACCGCCGGTATGGGTAACGGAACAGGGACTGGGGCCGCACCTGTTGTTGCCAAGGTGATAAAAGAGGAAGCAAGAAACTCTGGGAGAATCCAAGAACCATTAGTAGTGAGTGTTGTGACATATCCATTCAAAACTGAAGGAACAAAGAGGATTGAAAAAGCAAAAGCAGGCATACAGGCCCTCCTAAAGTATTCAGACACTGTCGTGATAATAGAAAACGACAAACTTCTTGAATTGGTGCCGAAGCTTCCAATTTCAGCCGCATTTAGATTTGCCGATGAAATAATAGCGAGGATGGTTAAGGGCATAACAGAAACAATAATGCTCCCCTCCATGGTAAATATAGACTTTGCGGATGTGTACAGCGTCATGAAAAACGGTGGCGCTGCGTTAATTGGAATAGGAGAGAGCGATTCAAATAGGAGAGCTGTCGATGCCATAAACAACGCCTTGAACAACAAAATGCTTGAGGTTGAGTTTGGAAGTGGAGAAGCTGCCCTAGTGCACTTTACAGTCGGCCCGGATGTCAGCCTTGGAGAGATAAACGAGGCCATGCAGGTTGTATATGAAAAACTCGGAGCAAAGTCAGAGATAAAATGGGGAGCAAGAATAGAGAAGGATCTCGGAAAAGTCGTTAGAGCTATGGTGATAATGACAGGAGTAAAATCCCCTCACATCCTCAGCAGCGATGTTAACGCACTAACAACGGAGGATAACCTGATAATTTCAAATCCGATAACCAGAAGAATAAACAAGGATTCAGAGATTGAAAACATATTCGAGAATGTTTCAGGGAAGAAAAAGACCAACACGGTCGTTAACCCCGAAGCTGAGAGGATTGTAAAGGGAGCTGTAGATTACGACTTAAGTTAA
- a CDS encoding ribbon-helix-helix domain-containing protein, producing the protein MAKMRIISVQLPQGLINALDVLVKRGVYPNRSEAIREAIRELIKKELYTTEAEEKELPEYVIE; encoded by the coding sequence ATGGCAAAGATGAGGATCATTAGTGTTCAGTTGCCACAGGGACTCATAAACGCTCTTGATGTCTTAGTCAAAAGAGGAGTATACCCCAACAGAAGCGAAGCAATTCGAGAAGCTATCAGGGAGCTCATAAAGAAAGAACTATATACAACAGAGGCAGAAGAAAAGGAACTTCCAGAATATGTGATTGAATAA
- the cgi121 gene encoding KEOPS complex subunit Cgi121, with translation MKVLNYGTIKVAIAKILLEDTADIFEILPDNVQILNVNCWEHVAFSAISALKSFERKTNKAKTVKGEILLRASGTLQIKDAIKTVGAKEGENFIVAFGENAEKDLQEVLSKIPAEEVPFNDCDKEEAKKVFEKAALVDVL, from the coding sequence ATGAAGGTATTAAACTATGGCACAATTAAGGTTGCAATTGCAAAGATTTTGCTTGAAGATACTGCAGATATTTTTGAAATTCTCCCCGATAATGTTCAGATATTGAACGTGAACTGTTGGGAACATGTGGCTTTTTCTGCTATATCAGCCCTAAAGTCCTTTGAACGAAAAACGAACAAAGCGAAAACAGTCAAGGGGGAGATTCTTCTTAGGGCAAGTGGGACGCTGCAGATCAAAGATGCCATTAAGACCGTGGGGGCAAAGGAGGGTGAGAACTTCATAGTGGCATTCGGAGAGAATGCAGAGAAAGATCTTCAAGAAGTGCTCTCGAAGATACCTGCAGAAGAAGTACCGTTCAATGACTGTGACAAAGAGGAAGCAAAAAAAGTCTTCGAGAAGGCTGCTTTAGTCGATGTCCTCTAA